The Helianthus annuus cultivar XRQ/B chromosome 15, HanXRQr2.0-SUNRISE, whole genome shotgun sequence genomic sequence ACAGTTCGATACAAACTTATGGGAGCGAAGAACAAGAGAATGGAGAAAGTCAGACGCTTTCTAGAGCTGTGGGATATTCATGATGACGTGATGCTTAACGACGCTGGCTAGTTTGTTTATGATTGGTGTCTAGGTTGTTTTGTCTAGAGTTTTTGTCTAGTGGGTGTTGAATTTGTGAGCTAGTTGTCTCGTTTTCTAGTGTTACTTTCATGGGGGGTTGTCCCATGTTAGAACTAGTATGGGCTTTCCATACTACTTGTTTTTCTgttttgtgaatatatagaatcatcGGGGTAACCCCtgtacccaaaaaaaaaaagacatcacaattaacatcagtggtacggtcatactcaacttatgggatgttaccacgccagtaacaaactttgtatacaaaaccccaacatacccactataattgtattctttacaaatactcaataactgctttgtatatatttaatttagtgaggttttgtaaaaacaataacaaaaaggtttacaaaaggtggatcaactcacattgctattatagggctttcctttgtgattccctggttataatataattaaataaacaatgcacacatgttagtataataacccattttaacattagtaataccctccccgagacggtatttcaacgactacgtcgggcagaaccacgacagccgttacggaaccctagatcaattgggcagagtatctaatacgtatccaggggttatgatacttacaacgaggcagaacttcgctaattagggggtataatacccgagtattatTTCAACTATTCAGAAATTGTGATTGAGAAACGAAGAATGAACAAATTCAAATGAAATCCGATGTGTTCTTTATATAGGTGCTGAAAAtggttcccacgcggcccgcgtaaagaacaggcaaggcttacgcggcccgcgtcaatgctgggtcaacgcgtagcttgtccTGGTCATAATCTAGcctcgccacgatgatgacacgtgtcatcaccgggctgcgccaccaattgggacactcgcggcccgtGTAAACTAACGATGTGGCCTTATGCGGCCCGACTGAACTAAAGAAATGAACGAGATCAGGTTTCAACCCTCATACCGCCCGCGTAAGAATttgggtgggtctacgcggcccgcctcaacttactatttcttgtttttcatttatttttaatactatattataattcgggctcggttttcacgtATGGGATATATTTTAGGAAGTGTTAGGGTGTCAGgggtgttttaggagggttgttatattttgggtataatttctgggttatttaataaaatatatcatGCACTCATATTAAGTATAGTGACCCAATTCTACTTTATCCCTactcacgagacagaacccccaacgaatttaggcagcgccttgacatacgttacggggtcctacgtcagtcggacagggtatcagtgatcaggggctacaatacttaaaacggggcagggcTTTGGAGTTTTATAAGTATAATACTTAAGAAAATTGGGAATATGAATAGACAGAGGGATAGCGAATGAGGCTGGGCGATTTGAAACTTCAGTGTCGCCTCTTATTTATACTAATGTTCAGCTTGAACTTTAAGCTATATAGTACACGTATACCATATTCATTAATTGAATATGTACACCATGCATTCAACCATTTTTTTACTTCCATATTACACACTCACACGTGCActtgtttttattatttgttaagttttaattattattattttattatttatatatataattaattcaactgcttcatttatttggcgcttataacttgtagaatatgacgttttataaaataatgaatatgcCATTAGGACGAGCatattttatctacattttgaaccaagtttcattaaaaacggagtatgtttaaatataatgtatttttataatttaattattaaatgatTACTATACTTGCCCAAAATACCTCATATTTCCATTGGTTAACTTTACCCATGATGTttccttttaataacataagtttttatatatttatataaataaaattttgggaatgttacatccagggacaaggtactacactagtatggtgtgtagggaggtaaggaccataaaactgcgtcactatttgatagtttaagtgccagaaagtgcctaaaacccacacaGAGTGCAGAATTCTGTATTTTTCAACAAAATTCAGCTTTTTAAAtaagctagtaatgtgcaaaaatatggcaaaatggtcctgtatgctttcctaagtgtcgggaattaaaagtgtcataaaaattacataaaggacactatacggtataacttagcactttaacgaaccggtatctaaccgaacaaccggacactacccgaaacaccaaaattatactagaaacattgtttaattattttgagctagtcatgatccccgaagaccttaacacccactaaaatatctagtaactaacttAACTAACTATATACTTGGTTTTGGATTGTAAACTAACTAGTTGGTTCCAAGTTACACTTAGACCCCCCCCTATGCTTGTCATCGGCCATACCACTACACCATACCTCAAAGCTTTGATTTCTATTATATATTTGATCTTGCTTGATCTTGTGGGCAAAATATTGGAAGAAAAGGTTATAATTATGGCATGAGATATCTAAAGATCATCACATTTTCACTCACTAACTCACTTCATCTCTCTCCCTATCCTCCCTCTcatctcggccgaacacccccacaagcaccaccatcatcatccaacTTCATTCATCCAATCCAAGCTCATTTCAAGTGTTAGAAGGTGATTGAGGAAGCTTGAAGCTTGCGGATCATCAAGGAGCTTTCTtacttgcttttatccaccattttcatcatcttctttatcaagtgttcttccctagcttagagctagtagtaagactctCACAACCCTTTCATACTTCTAattttagttggttaaaagatatattatgttataaatcacaagaacactaaagacaTAATCTTGAATCTTAAACAAAAGCTTAACATATGATGAAATATGGAtgaaatgatgttgtttagtatatgtatgatgtttgattgttgttCACTAGAGATTGTGATGTTGATCATCACAtagagcttgctagattgtgattaaacacatgatctagcaagtgagaggatgattatgtgacaACATAAGATGATCATCTTCTTGtatgaacatgaacttgatgaataaagagatttcttataaaataataaacaaagtaagTTAGTAACCTTATGGATCCAAGACTTATGAATGATTTTTCAAGAGAACCAAGTTTAAAATAGGATTTTTGGAAGAtcatggtttttacttaaacctacactatttttagtggAAAAAAAAGCgtataaacacttatgaaacCAGAAGATctaataaataaacatttttgtgaAATGTGCTTACACGTTGTAAACACCTAAACTTTTTAAGAATGGGATTATTAAAGAAATAAATAcattttggagggtaactaagtcTATTAAACTTATTACCAATTCACTACAAGTTTTTAAtaaaagatcaagttcatgttgttatgaaaagtgtatagtttttgcacttgggaAGAATAATATTGTTTAgggtttgattgttgattattgtGTGATGATtttcgaaaagaaaatgatatgctttaatagcatCGACACCCccattttaggggaaactatggcaaaattttctaaaaatacaaacacttagaaaaatattttctaaacaagtattTATAAGTGAGTatttaactatggttttcaatataaactttgccatagaatTTGTAACAAAAATGCAAATATTGGAggttgtttttataaataaaaatgggtaaatatgtatattttgaatatatatatatatatatatatatatatatatatattaagacacttgtgtgattatttgtatacttggtgaaatagttatattattttagggtaaaataatataacttaacaaataccaTGAAATTTACTATccaaataataccaaaaatcacaaggaataaaaatataagttacacacttaatattgtgaaaTCGAACACAAGAACGTGACTTATAAACTATTCCGGAAAAATACCGTTACTTATATATTTTaggtaaatattatttttgatacaagaaatgaaaatatgatttttacaaagtTGTATCATATTTTTAGGCAaggtgaaaatatattatttttggggaagttaaaatatattttcttagtatatttagaagatatgatttttgggaaaaatatatattttctggacAATACATTATTTTGGGACAAAataagttattatatattttctaaaggtgagacttgaaaatatattaacaTGGAACTATAAATACAAtaatacgaaaatacatgtataagatacccccatccttgggaaggaatcaCGAaaataaaatacttgagaagtattgttacaaaaatgtggtttaaacaattattccaaaactaaatataatttgaggttaaaataattattattttaacaaataattataacttgcAATAATatcagaaacgtaactcaaaaacgtaaatactaagcaaaggcacgacctgttcgtctaatagacgttagtacactgtaggtagtcgtgtttgctgaggagtaTTGAGTGCcagtactgaagacgcaatactgtgagttcatgtcccccttttcttttaactgttttcagttttatacttcgggggtgaaatacatgttacagttaCTACAAACGTTTtgtacatggtatgattagcttaaggaggtttactgcttgatcatgtgaaaggtgggtataacacttaaggccattaatcctcatcgtagaACCAacggacatgagtgatagatctatttgggtgtagcgagcccacacccatggggaccagggtggcccatagggtgactatgtcttccaaacggaggcccggtacaaatctgtaggtttgagtcttcctgtaccatttcacacataccattggctttgcaacccattggtgttctgttttttccttattgctacatactagggacatacatacatacatacatacatacatgctttaaaggtttactcatacacatgaactcgctcaacttttgttgatatttttaaactacatgtatttcagggaactagtggATCTGACAGGTGTGTGCATGTGTCTCAAGCTGCGtttaaataaaagatgtcattTGTGGTCGTAGAGTTTAGAAGATGTATCCTATTCCTGGAAGGGATACATGTTTTTAAACCCGGTTTTATTCAAGATCTTTTGTCGAGTCTTGATGAACTCATTTGAACATGTTGTGGTTTGTAACTTAAGTTTGGTGGCAACTTTTCAAACAAGTATGTTGTGGTACTTTCAAACTTAGCTTTTATGGATGAATATcttttggttttatcatatagcaatgttatgattgaatgctttGGTgataagaagtcacaccaataaccacgcttccgcaaaagtcagggtgtgactgtttggtatcagagcttcgattgtagcgaactaggattctttctcgagtctaggcTACGATCAtaagggctctcacgaaaatgttttcacacATGTTTACATTGCATGCACAAaatgtccagatccagggaacaaacatttttacaagcaAAAGGCACAAAACACATTTCAAGGCTATATTTATAATTTAGTCTTAGAGagtggggaggttcagtcttagagagtggggaggttcagtcttagagactggggaggtccagtcttagagactggggaagtttagtcttagagactggggaaattAAGTCTTTGAGACTGGGGGAaattgagtcttagagactgggtagtcagtttgagaaactgggaaGGTTTTAGTCtaagagactagggagttcagtctgagaggctgggtgggatagtctgggaagactaggatgaatacatgcttacattgttatgacttacatgcttatttgatgattattgatatatgtgcatatgagTGATTGTTTTGTCACAGACACCATGTCCTCTTCTGATAGAGGAGTATCAGATACCATAGACCCTATGGCCAAAGTTTCAGATGACGGGATGGCCACAGACACTGAGGTTTTCACTTCAGACACTACGAGTGACAACGATAATGATTTTCAGCCGTTTGCTTTACCAGATTTTGGAGATGATATACCACTAGCTGATAGTCTTCCTAACGGGGATCTACCTCTTGTTCAGATCCCTGCTCCTTTTCCTCTTGTTGCATTTCCTCTTGAGGATCTGCCTCTAGACGCTATGTCTGATGACGACGTCGATCTTTTTATTGAGGGTCCCCCTGAGGGTGCCCAGGAAGAGGGGGCTCCAGTCGATGATGCCGTTGTCGTTCCACTTGTCTAGATTCCagttgatgatgatgttgttatCCCTCTTGTTGAGATTCCAGTCGCTGATGACATTGCTGTTTCGTTTATCGAGGTTCCGGTCGTAGAGTTCTTATCTGACCATTCTGGTCCCGATTCATTTGAGTCTGTGTCATCTACTACCTTACACGCATGGGGCGTGCAGCATTATCCCACTGACACTGATTCTAACACCGCTATGTCTGCTGCACCTGTCTCTCTGCAGTACATCGAGTTCGACGATGAGTTTGACCCTGTATTTCCACACGACTTTGACCCTGACAATGAGATTGAGTTTGTCCCTGACGAGCAGCCTTTTGAGGCACCTGTCATTCCTGACGATCAACTCTTTGATATACCCGCTGATCTTGAGTATGCTCCAGCTGACCCTGAGCCTGAGATTGCACCAGAGCCTATACCTGCTCATGACCCTTTGCCTATGCATGACCCTATCCCTACTGACATTCCAGTTGTTGCACCACCTTTGCCTGACCCGATCCCTGTACTTGTTGATCGTGCTCCTTTTGCAGCTCAGATTGACCCCAGATATGCACACACCCGCAATGGGTGGATCGAGGACGACGACGCCTACCCTCCTTTTGTTAGACCCGTTACTCCCTCACCTGCATCTACCCAGGCACCCGTTGGTATCGCCCCACTTCACCTACACGTGTCAGATACGCACCGCATAGATTTACCGATCACATTCCTTCAGGATATCCCTCCTCCCCGTCCAGGGGAGGGACCATCGAGTCAGCAACCCTGTCACAGACCTTCTGTGTCAGCAGCCGATCATTTCATGCCACAGTTTACACACTGCTCCTTCTTCTGCACCCACGGGCGAGCCACTGATTTGGTTTCCGCCCAACGTGATGCCTGTATCTGATCCATACCATCCCTTCCACATTGGATACACGAGGGATGATTTGCTTTTGTCGCTGCAGCTCCAGCAGGAGATACTGTGTAGGAGAGTCATGGAGTTAGAGAGGATCCCGCGTCCTCCGCCTTGTCCTTGTCAGTCACCATTCGCGACACCACCAGCTACTCTCCTACCGTACCCTGATTTTGATGTCCGTTTCCTCACTATGGAGCAGCAGGTTAGCTATCTGCTGCATATCGTTCATGCACTCGAGGAGGATTTAGCGCATTTGCGCAGGTTGCTTTtcgttcctccacctcctcctcctcctccaccatcagcTTAGGGTTTTTTGGTTTTATGCAGATAGCATGCTTTTGATGAGAGTGCGGCTATTGAGCCAGATTGCACAGCCTTTTGAAGACCACATttttgacttattgacttttGATTGTTGTAGTACGATGGAtattttggacaggggtgatgtgaCCCTTAGTCTCTTTTGATGTATGATATATTGTGGAACATGTAAAACTGTACTTGTGGTCTTGATATATGAAAGCTCAATCGCAACATTCTCATTATATGCGTTGTTGGAATTACTTGTTTgtattatgacatgggatgttatgtgtttaCTTGTGTTGATAAATGGTATTacaaatacatgttacatacttacTATACTTATTAAGACCTGACCGATGCAATCTTCTTATAGAAGATGACTCCACGAAGAGAAACTCGTTTGCCCACTACAGAGGCAGAGTTACAGGAACGGATTTCACAGGCTAttgcacagcacgaggccctgaGCTCGGAACATAGCGGGGGTACCTCTGGAAACAACCCACcccatggtaatgttaagtcactATAGACACATTACGTTAGATTTGGATACTCCATGTGCAATCGCTAATGCTTGCTGTGAATAGTGTTACTTGTACAGGCTGTACTTATAAACAGTTTCTAGACTGTAAGCCATTGAATTTCGACAGCACCATGGGTGCTGTAGCCTTTGTCAAATTGACGGAAAAGACGGATTATGTGATAAGGATGAGCAAGTGCGCTCCTGAACATCAAGTCACCTACATCTCAGGACTCTTTCTAGATGGTGCCTTATcctggtggaatctgcaagtccaaacCCTAGGGGAAGAAGCTGCTTACGCCATGACATGGGATGAAATGAAAGAGCTCATGAGAAAGAAATACTGCTCCAGGGCCGAAATCCAAAAGCTGgaaactgaattttggcacctCAAGATGGACGGCCCGAAAATTGCCGAATATGTCCAGAGATTTCACGATATGTCTCGCGTGGTACCATACATGGTTGATCCAGAATTCAAACGCATTGAGCGGTTTATTTGGGGGttggcacctcagattatgaGTATGGTGACATCGTCAAAGCCTGCAACAATTACTGAGGCTATCGATCTAAGCGTGTCACTAACTGAAGAAGCTAGCAGATTAAACAAGTTTTCGATCTCTGACCAGAAAAAAAAGGTGACTCACGTTGAGTCATCCGGTGAGAACAAACGGAAGTTCTCAAACTTTAAGAAGGGTACCAGCAGCGCTAGCAAGAAGAAGGAAGTGAACCCACCAGCTGAAGTAAAGACTGGTGCTGAAGTCAACGGAAAAGGGTACATGGGCGCTCTACCCAAATGTGAGGTATGCCAGTACCATCATTCCGGCCAGTGCAGGTTAAGGAAATGTGAGTCTTGCGGGAAGACTGGCCATTCAAAGGAAACATGCTAGGCTGGTACTGGTGTTGGCCGTGGTGGTCAGAGAGGTTATGgaaatggtaatggaaaccgccaacaaggaggaaatggcggaaatggTAATCGTGGAAATGTTGGGAATCCAGCTGGTAACCGGGGAGCAAACAACAATCGAGGGGGTAATGGGAACGGTAATGGTTGAGGACCAggttgttttaattgtggagacatggggcatttcaagcgagaatgcccAAAGCTCAATCAAGCacaaggaagggttttcaacatcggAGCGAGGGAAGCTCGCCAAGATCCAaatgtggttactggtacgttccctatcaatcaacgctttgcatctgtactatttgacactggttccgattatagttttgtatcgctagaatttaagaatatacttgggttggtagctagtaagttagacattccgtattcgatagaactagccaatggaaagctagtagaagctgtcacacccccaaaatccacacacggagtaccaccgcatggaggcgtgacatgaccaggatcaagccaccaatcatattgaacatataagtaaatagtaaaagttattcatcaatacgaaaggtgttttcaaaaccaaacataatcaagtgtagcggaagcaataatgtaaaaCCCAGCGTAAGTATTAAGTTGAAATGTCATAAAAGTGTTTAACATAACATCCTCGAttcgtgcccacaacgaccgcgcctcccgtgcaagctccatgagtacctatggtcctgcaaggcatgtaacagagagtcaacaactagttgagcgagttcatagtagGTAAGTTCATTGCATAACTATGCGTTATTAACTAAGCCAGTTGTATACtcaattagtgggggcttcccatgctgTATGTTcagttagtgggggcttcccatgttgtatgttcagttagtgggggcttcccatgttgtatgttcagttagtgggggcttcccatgttgtatgtactagactagttgtaaccatgagtgttcttcttaacccgagaacaggagtacATACGaggtttatgtaggttttacgtaagtgcccttcataacccgaggacagtggaacgcgtgaggtttacgtaggttttacgtaagtgcccttcatgAGCCAAGGCAGTAGTAgatataagtttacgtaggttttacgtaagtgtccctcgaaacctgaggaTAGTGGTAAgcacaagtttacgtaggttttacgtaagggtccttcgcgaccgaggacgatggtagatagtctagtaacagtgtaagtccAAGTAATTGTCCAATcccattcctttaatcccattccctacccatcgggaatcccatgccttggtaagagtgtgaactcaccttggtttgctcggcagatacacagaaaggtcaatcaagctataatgtggtcaaccacgtcctaacataggtgtaccatacaagtcaggttcgtatttaGGTAGTGCACGTATATGTTCTTCACGTATTctaacaagttgtgtacaagtattgatcatggcatacacatGTAACTATGGCAGTTAACATCAGTTCATACGAATTCAACAGTAGCATCACGTAACAAGACAGAGCCCAAACATGCAACCCAATTACACATGCAGCCCAATTACACAAGTCTAAAGCAGTGAAAGTCCGAACCGAAAGTGTGATTatgtagtctcgagtcgagactaaggatCTCGAGTCGAGATAGTGCGGTCTCGAGTTGCTGGCAtaaagatctcgagtcgcaaccaaagggtCTCGGATCAtgcatgtactagtcgagactagatggtctcgagtcgcaacaagacccgcaaccatggtctcgagttatgatgTCTGTGCTGATgatgcgtggtctcgagttgagactgtgagttctcgactcgcaacccgtgtcgagatCATGAACGTAACAGATTTCCTTATTTTCAGCTCAGTTATCTCCGTAACATTTGCTAacagttttggcagtttcaaCTTAAATCAAATCAATCATTAATCAGCATTCAAACATATTCATATCACCGTAATCATcatcaattcaagaacaacaTAATCAATATCATACGGAACATACGATCGGATCACGTGATTAACGAGTTCAAagactatcatgcaaccctaGTTCTTGTGCAATATCAAACTATCATAACACACAACATATAATCGAGACTTATAGTTTTAGTAGCATGCATTCAATCCTAGATCACAATCAACAACATGCAAAGCATACCACATATTAACATCATAATCAAATCAGGCACATGTTCCGAATTTTACAAGCATAATCTCAATCATAAAACTACTAGCATGGAACCCTAGCTATTACATATGATTATAGCAACCACAACACGATGATCATACAACCAAAAGAGATAACGAAGCACTAACCGGAAGTGTGTGATGTGACTAATTTGATCGAGATAGTCTTCAACTACCACCGGGTTCGGTGATGGAGGGTTGTTGCCGTCGCACAAAAGAGAGAGGAAGAGAGcttagggtttttgtgtgtgttagtGTTTTTGTAACATATAAGGAATTAAACCCCAATGCTACTAAGTGTAGGTGAacaagagaagtgggccgaacccagcATTGGGCTGCCCTCGAGGTCTCGAGTCCAAATAGAgtgagccgagagagagagaagtgtACGACCCAAAAGGCTTGTGCGATTGGCctagtgttgtgcgatcggtttgtTTAAATACATACATTCGTCATCATATATCATTCAGTTAATCaacaagttcacataatcacatagtacAATGAGAGGTTTGaaacacgagttgtcacattatccccaagttgaaagaaatctcgtcctgaaatttggtacgtattcactgaggaagctagttaagttgcatggttttcctggttttcctggggtgtcacatcctccccccgttggtttggaatttcgtcccgaaattccgcagtagcttcagcctcagcagcggttgtactgttcgcgaacaattggggatacttttgtttcatctgatcttcgcgttcacaggtgaactctgggccacgacgggagttccaacgaactcgtacaagaggtattctagtgtgcttgaggaccttaacatcccggtccgtgatttcgactggttcctcgacgaatcgcaactgttcgtcgatagtgagcttcttcaaaggaactatgagggtctcatctgacagacatttctttagattcggcacgtgaaagacgttgtgaactgcactgagttctgctggtaggttcagtttgtaggccactttgcctattctttctatgatttcgaacggtcctccataccgtggattaagtttaccccgtttgccaaaacgaaccacacccttccagggtgagactttgagtagcactcgatccccaacttggaactcgagtggtttcctgcgcttatcagcgtaacttttctgacggtcacgagccgccaccatgcgttgccgtatctgtgcaattctttccgttgcatctactaccatttctggacccgtgatctaaCTATCACCCACCtatgcccaacaaagaggtgattggcatttacgtccgtacaatgcctcgaatggaacggcttgaatgctggtatggtaactattattgtacgaaaactccactaacgggagatgcttttcccagctgttgccgaaatcaagaacacacgcccgaagcatttcttctagagtctggatagtgcgctcagaccgcccatccgtctgagggtggtaagctgtgctcatgtctaatcgagagccaaaagatttgtgcgttgcttgccacagttctgaagtaaatcgtgcatctcgatcagagataatagaggtcggcactccgtgccttgagacaacttccttaagatatacgtctgctagagtggagaacttatccatttccttaatagccaggaaatgtgcagactttgtgagtcgatccacgatcacccaaatggtatagTTCCCAcattgagatctaggtaggccagtaacaaaatccttggaaatttcctcccatttccattgtgttatcttgggttgctgaagtaggcctgatagtttctggtattccgacttgactctcgcacaagtcaagcacttgctaacgtatgttgct encodes the following:
- the LOC110892913 gene encoding uncharacterized protein LOC110892913 — its product is MSSSDRGVSDTIDPMAKVSDDGMATDTEVFTSDTTSDNDNDFQPFALPDFGDDIPLADSLPNGDLPLVQIPAPFPLVAFPLEDLPLDAMSDDDVDLFIEGPPEVADDIAVSFIEVPVVEFLSDHSGPDSFESVSSTTLHAWGVQHYPTDTDSNTAMSAAPVSLQYIEFDDEFDPVFPHDFDPDNEIEFVPDEQPFEAPVIPDDQLFDIPADLEYAPADPEPEIAPEPIPAHDPLPMHDPIPTDIPVVAPPLPDPIPVLVDRAPFAAQIDPRYAHTRNGWIEDDDAYPPFVRPVTPSPASTQAPVGIAPLHLHVSDTHRIDLPITFLQDIPPPRPGEGPSSQQPCHRPSVSAADHFMPQFTHCSFFCTHGRATDLLQQEILCRRVMELERIPRPPPCPCQSPFATPPATLLPYPDFDVRFLTMEQQVSYLLHIVHALEEDLAHLRRLLFVPPPPPPPPPSA